A window from Dehalococcoidia bacterium encodes these proteins:
- a CDS encoding DUF11 domain-containing protein produces MRQWTLVRPIMLLAVAAIVMVTLSSVHVTSGKNTAEAVGQLELYLDVVNDGDDCDIADSATAVLVGQQHDVQVCVRNYISAITAFDARVEYAGGGVPANQLNTAPEVADAAPAVDDNPDANAGATGVAMGGLGAGTDCTGFGAQFPKAENANTVAATDTIIFCSGAMGDAALAFETTGFLLATIDMTAIDNGVDALTFAAGTNISAFDCGTVDLTCTGAFVQKLDSADLSITKTSNPTVPLAGQPLTYTVTVTNGGPAAAPNPTVIDDLPDDQVLTACVINHPDLPPNYDGFSGTPLCNVLDAPSNQWTIGGGGALNLDPGQSFTVDLTVDIPLEAAGKTHLNVAAVIDFVPNVLPPQVGVPDPDFLQHLIDAAAIFPNPLDALEAAIFSCLNERLANVDLNGDGQICDNATALQQTVAPADLTVTKEADAASVGVGSQVTWTVTVDNDAAASTASAISVTDTVDINQSIVSASGTDWTCAAPVPANPAPGNSVTCTYDLTVAPGASASFDVVADVLDSPANITCENTAVATWADPVEATGTGDVFCLPPDVAMYKDKHPETPERDNVVNLWICEPPYDGVYQNAPPPFGSFGPGSTICNENGEGRLLLAEVLTNIFDPEGLGAFEFQVKFDHKIFDINVTRTDFLYSTGRIPGIGDCNFSIVNENAILFGCVSKEDPNVPGIELGPTGSGTVAILEVTPESDMKFRLHPGQENGVVRRILDENCEAADIFGDPVADGLGNPLPGIVTGGLIADCDDVDVTVRILEGDLNLDCIVDVLDDQAIAWRYGAFFGSLRYDPWYDLEPALKDFDVDIKDLQKVFGRNGSTCSQSGLPEDGTFPAQPPVEALSNGPL; encoded by the coding sequence TTGAGGCAGTGGACGCTGGTGCGACCGATCATGCTGCTCGCGGTTGCCGCGATCGTCATGGTGACGCTCAGCAGCGTCCATGTAACATCCGGCAAGAACACCGCCGAGGCGGTGGGACAGCTGGAGCTGTACTTGGACGTCGTCAACGACGGCGACGACTGTGACATCGCGGACAGTGCGACGGCCGTATTGGTCGGCCAGCAGCACGATGTCCAGGTCTGCGTGCGGAACTACATTTCGGCGATTACTGCGTTCGACGCGCGCGTTGAGTACGCCGGTGGTGGTGTACCAGCGAACCAGTTGAACACGGCGCCGGAAGTGGCCGACGCGGCACCCGCGGTCGACGACAACCCGGACGCCAACGCGGGCGCAACGGGCGTCGCGATGGGCGGCCTGGGCGCGGGCACGGACTGCACGGGCTTCGGTGCACAGTTCCCGAAGGCGGAGAACGCGAACACTGTGGCGGCCACGGACACGATCATCTTCTGTTCGGGCGCCATGGGTGACGCGGCGCTGGCATTCGAAACGACCGGTTTCCTGCTCGCGACGATCGACATGACCGCCATTGACAACGGTGTCGATGCACTGACGTTCGCGGCGGGCACGAACATCTCCGCGTTCGACTGCGGCACTGTCGACCTGACGTGCACGGGCGCCTTTGTCCAGAAGCTGGACTCGGCCGACCTGAGCATTACGAAGACGTCTAACCCGACAGTTCCCCTGGCGGGGCAACCCCTGACCTACACGGTCACGGTGACAAACGGCGGTCCGGCGGCTGCGCCGAACCCCACGGTTATCGACGACCTGCCGGACGACCAGGTCCTGACGGCATGCGTGATCAACCACCCGGACCTTCCGCCGAACTACGACGGATTCAGCGGTACGCCGCTCTGCAACGTCCTCGATGCTCCCTCTAACCAGTGGACCATCGGTGGCGGCGGGGCGTTGAACCTCGACCCGGGTCAGAGCTTTACGGTTGACCTGACGGTCGACATTCCGCTGGAGGCAGCGGGCAAGACGCACCTCAACGTAGCGGCCGTTATCGACTTCGTGCCGAACGTGCTGCCGCCGCAGGTTGGCGTGCCCGACCCCGACTTCCTGCAGCACCTGATTGACGCAGCTGCGATCTTCCCGAACCCGCTCGACGCGTTGGAGGCGGCGATCTTCAGCTGTCTCAACGAGCGGCTCGCGAACGTCGACCTCAACGGCGACGGCCAGATCTGCGACAACGCTACGGCGCTTCAGCAGACGGTTGCGCCGGCGGACCTGACGGTCACCAAGGAAGCGGACGCGGCTTCGGTCGGCGTCGGCAGCCAGGTGACGTGGACGGTCACGGTTGACAACGACGCGGCCGCATCGACGGCCTCGGCGATTTCGGTCACCGACACCGTTGACATCAACCAGTCGATCGTATCGGCTAGCGGTACGGACTGGACGTGTGCAGCACCGGTCCCGGCGAACCCGGCACCGGGCAACTCTGTCACGTGCACCTACGACCTGACGGTCGCGCCAGGCGCATCTGCCTCGTTTGACGTGGTAGCGGACGTGCTTGACTCGCCCGCGAACATCACGTGCGAGAACACGGCGGTCGCCACGTGGGCGGACCCGGTCGAAGCGACCGGCACCGGCGACGTGTTCTGCCTGCCGCCGGACGTGGCGATGTACAAGGACAAGCACCCGGAGACTCCGGAGCGCGACAACGTGGTCAACCTCTGGATCTGCGAGCCGCCGTACGACGGCGTGTACCAGAACGCGCCGCCTCCGTTCGGCTCGTTCGGACCCGGCTCGACGATTTGCAACGAGAACGGCGAAGGCCGCTTGCTCCTGGCCGAAGTGCTGACGAACATCTTCGACCCGGAGGGCCTTGGTGCGTTTGAGTTCCAGGTCAAGTTCGACCACAAGATCTTCGACATCAACGTGACGCGGACGGACTTCCTCTACAGCACGGGCCGCATCCCCGGCATTGGCGACTGCAACTTCAGCATCGTCAACGAGAATGCGATCCTCTTCGGCTGTGTGTCGAAGGAAGACCCGAACGTGCCAGGCATCGAACTCGGCCCGACGGGCAGTGGTACGGTGGCGATACTCGAAGTGACTCCCGAGAGCGACATGAAATTCCGGCTCCACCCGGGGCAGGAAAACGGTGTTGTTCGCCGGATCCTCGACGAGAACTGTGAAGCAGCCGACATCTTCGGTGACCCGGTCGCCGACGGACTCGGCAACCCGCTTCCTGGTATCGTCACCGGTGGTCTTATCGCGGACTGCGACGACGTCGATGTGACGGTGCGCATCCTCGAAGGCGACCTGAACCTCGACTGCATCGTCGACGTGCTCGACGACCAGGCGATCGCGTGGCGCTACGGTGCCTTCTTCGGCAGCCTGCGCTACGACCCGTGGTACGACCTTGAGCCGGCGTTGAAGGACTTCGACGTCGACATCAAGGACCTGCAGAAGGTATTCGGACGCAACGGTTCGACGTGCTCGCAGTCCGGTCTGCCTGAGGACGGGACATTCCCGGCTCAGCCGCCGGTCGAGGCACTCTCGAACGGTCCGCTCTGA
- a CDS encoding FxLYD domain-containing protein, with translation MFRPLAFAACALALAAASFACGGDDDEPEPQPTAIAYDLQIVTQRCASNQETRNVTVTGTVRNMTDTPLESLEAVASFIDNGGQLVDERTQALNTPVLAPAAVSSFELSTPDSAAIEQCIVRFSDTRGTFLDVDYHLVQQPIAQGGDE, from the coding sequence ATGTTCCGACCACTCGCTTTCGCCGCCTGCGCCCTCGCGCTCGCCGCCGCCTCTTTCGCCTGCGGCGGCGACGACGATGAACCCGAGCCCCAGCCAACCGCTATCGCCTACGACCTCCAGATCGTCACCCAGCGCTGCGCCTCCAACCAGGAGACCCGCAACGTCACCGTCACCGGCACCGTCCGCAACATGACCGACACGCCGCTCGAAAGCCTCGAAGCCGTCGCCTCCTTCATCGATAACGGCGGCCAGCTCGTCGATGAGCGGACGCAGGCCCTCAACACCCCCGTGCTCGCTCCCGCCGCCGTCTCTTCGTTCGAGCTCTCGACGCCGGACTCAGCGGCCATCGAGCAGTGCATCGTCCGCTTCAGCGACACCCGCGGCACCTTCCTCGATGTCGATTACCATCTCGTGCAGCAGCCCATCGCCCAGGGCGGCGACGAATGA